From Draconibacterium halophilum, one genomic window encodes:
- a CDS encoding rhamnogalacturonan acetylesterase → MKRIASILFVFILAIGCIKMKDENQKPTIYTIGDSTVKNGQGDGAGGLWGWGDPLVQYFDTSKVSLENHALGGTSSRTYRDKGLWQPVLDQLKPGDYVLMQFGHNDAGAVNDTIRARGTIKGIGNESEEIDNLLTGKHETVHSYGWYMRQYIRETKAKGAIPVVMSPIPRNDWNNGKVPRNKESYGGWAKKVAEEEGAFFIDLNEKMASEMEKRGEENVTEILFFSRDHTHTSAKGAVLAASLIAEGLKELKKCKLRNYLLDDPKIDFPVKKKVLIIGDSTVANGNDSIVGWGRELWAFMDTSRIEVINRARGGRSSRTYIYEGLWDEVLSQLSSGDFLLIQFGHNDGGHIDQPKYRGSLKGIGDETQDILRHDSIPETVHTYGWYMKTYITQAKEKGVSVIVLSMIPRNIWEVGKVARVDDSYGGWAKESAQLNDAFFIDLNNTIADKYEIMGPQKVDAFFPGDHTHTNANGARFNAKTLAEEIGKLRSCLLRRYLK, encoded by the coding sequence ATGAAAAGAATTGCGAGTATACTGTTTGTATTCATACTGGCTATTGGCTGTATAAAAATGAAAGATGAAAACCAAAAGCCGACAATTTATACCATAGGCGATTCAACCGTTAAAAACGGACAAGGCGACGGAGCCGGTGGTTTATGGGGTTGGGGCGACCCTCTTGTTCAGTATTTCGATACAAGCAAAGTAAGTCTTGAAAATCATGCGCTGGGTGGAACCAGCAGTCGAACTTACCGCGATAAAGGACTATGGCAGCCCGTTCTCGATCAACTAAAACCCGGCGATTATGTATTGATGCAATTTGGGCACAACGATGCCGGTGCTGTTAACGATACAATCCGTGCACGTGGCACCATTAAAGGTATTGGCAATGAATCCGAAGAGATTGATAACCTGCTTACCGGTAAACATGAAACTGTACATTCCTATGGTTGGTATATGCGCCAGTATATTCGCGAAACAAAAGCGAAAGGAGCAATTCCGGTTGTCATGTCACCTATTCCACGAAACGACTGGAACAACGGTAAGGTTCCGCGCAATAAGGAATCCTATGGCGGATGGGCAAAAAAAGTGGCCGAAGAAGAAGGTGCTTTTTTCATCGATCTGAATGAAAAAATGGCCTCGGAAATGGAAAAACGAGGTGAAGAAAATGTGACTGAAATATTGTTTTTTAGTCGCGACCATACCCACACTTCAGCAAAAGGAGCAGTTTTGGCCGCCTCCCTGATTGCAGAGGGACTGAAAGAACTGAAAAAATGTAAACTCAGGAATTATTTACTGGATGATCCTAAAATTGATTTCCCGGTTAAAAAGAAAGTGCTCATTATTGGCGATTCAACCGTGGCCAATGGAAACGATAGTATTGTTGGTTGGGGGCGCGAACTGTGGGCTTTTATGGATACCAGCCGGATTGAAGTGATCAACAGGGCACGGGGTGGCAGAAGCAGCCGCACCTACATTTACGAAGGACTTTGGGACGAAGTGCTCAGTCAACTGAGTTCCGGCGATTTCCTGCTCATTCAGTTTGGTCATAACGATGGCGGTCATATCGATCAACCAAAATACCGGGGCTCGCTTAAAGGAATAGGAGATGAAACACAGGATATTCTGAGACACGATTCTATTCCTGAAACCGTGCATACCTATGGTTGGTACATGAAAACGTACATCACTCAGGCCAAAGAAAAGGGTGTCTCTGTAATTGTGCTTTCCATGATTCCACGAAACATATGGGAAGTTGGAAAAGTAGCACGTGTTGACGATAGTTATGGTGGCTGGGCCAAAGAATCAGCACAACTAAACGATGCGTTTTTTATTGATTTAAACAATACCATTGCTGATAAATACGAGATAATGGGACCGCAGAAAGTTGATGCGTTTTTCCCCGGAGATCATACTCATACCAATGCTAATGGAGCACGGTTTAATGCAAAAACACTAGCAGAAGAAATCGGAAAGCTTCGATCATGTTTGCTAAGAAGATATTTGAAATAG
- a CDS encoding glycoside hydrolase family 88/105 protein has protein sequence MRIEASILIVCLLLLSAGLQAQKLPSKEEVLEKMELTNEYLMKKWPDPGVNVITNRERPSNLWTRAVYYEGLMALYGIKPEPEYKQYAIEWGESHDWGLRNGYKTRHADNHCAGQTYLDLYKMDPQSERMKDIKASIDLMMKTDKIDDWDWIDALQMAMPIFAKLAVITEDDEYSERMYEMYRNTKITQGLYNKKDGLWWRDADFLPPYKEPNGEDCYWSRGNGWVVAALVRVMDILPEDDPHQKEYLKTYKEMMKAILPLQREDGFWNVSLHDPNHFGGKETTGTALFVYGMAWGVNNGILKEKKYMPAIVKGWNAMAEQAVHENGFLGYVQGTGKEPKDGQPVTYTSKPDFEDYGLGCFLLVGSEVYKLK, from the coding sequence ATGAGAATAGAAGCCTCAATATTGATTGTTTGCTTACTGTTGCTATCAGCAGGACTGCAAGCTCAGAAACTTCCTTCAAAAGAGGAAGTGCTTGAAAAAATGGAGTTAACGAATGAGTACCTGATGAAAAAATGGCCCGATCCGGGAGTAAACGTAATTACCAACAGGGAGCGTCCGAGTAACCTTTGGACACGCGCCGTTTATTACGAAGGTTTAATGGCACTCTATGGGATAAAACCGGAACCAGAATACAAGCAATATGCCATTGAATGGGGCGAGTCGCACGATTGGGGTTTACGTAACGGCTACAAAACACGTCATGCCGATAATCATTGTGCGGGTCAGACTTATCTTGATTTGTATAAAATGGATCCTCAGTCGGAACGGATGAAAGATATCAAGGCATCGATTGATCTGATGATGAAAACCGATAAAATAGATGATTGGGACTGGATTGATGCCCTGCAAATGGCTATGCCCATATTTGCAAAACTGGCTGTCATTACCGAAGATGATGAATATTCGGAAAGAATGTACGAAATGTATAGGAATACAAAAATAACGCAGGGCTTGTACAACAAAAAGGACGGATTGTGGTGGCGCGATGCCGATTTTCTGCCGCCCTACAAAGAACCTAATGGCGAGGATTGCTACTGGAGTCGTGGTAATGGCTGGGTGGTAGCCGCACTGGTTCGTGTAATGGATATTTTGCCTGAAGATGACCCGCACCAAAAAGAATATTTGAAAACATACAAAGAAATGATGAAGGCTATTTTACCACTTCAGCGCGAAGATGGTTTCTGGAATGTAAGCTTGCACGATCCTAACCACTTTGGAGGCAAGGAAACCACCGGCACAGCATTGTTTGTATATGGTATGGCATGGGGAGTAAATAATGGGATATTGAAAGAGAAAAAATATATGCCGGCAATTGTAAAAGGCTGGAATGCTATGGCCGAACAGGCCGTTCACGAAAACGGCTTTTTGGGCTATGTACAAGGCACAGGAAAAGAGCCGAAAGACGGTCAACCTGTTACTTATACCAGTAAACCCGATTTTGAAGATTATGGTTTGGGGTGTTTTTTATTGGTAGGTTCTGAAGTTTATAAATTAAAATAG
- a CDS encoding glycosyl hydrolase → MKRTHLLILFAFLFISQSCTDSAQKEASAEWPEITAETKPWTRWWWHDSAVNPKDLTANMEELQEAGFGGLEITPIYGVKGHENKALKFQREEWMKALEFTLKEGERLDLGIDLANASGWPFGGPWIQADNASKNIKFKTYSLNGGESLNEKIKLIQQPLVRAVGHQVDISEVKFPISSNTNLRELALDQVRFEKPLPLQTLMAYGENDEVLDLTDKVGEDGTLNWEAPEGNWQLYALFEGWHGKMVERAGEGGEGNVIDHFSEEATRTFLKDFDDHAGNVDISGLRAFFNDSYEVDDASGQADWTPQFFEEFEARRGYDLRTQLPALFGNDTEDTNARVLCDYRETISDLLLEKFTVVWADWSEAHGAIIRNQAHGSPANILDLYAASHIPETEGTNPMRIKMATSAGHVSGKPLIACEAATWLDEHFRANLADAKQNFDRYLSHGVNHIVYHGTPYSPQDAEWPGWMFYAAVHFAPTNSLWPDMKALNDYVANCQSFMQNSTPDNDILLYFPIYDAWSERGREMLRHFGASREDLTKDISEFLLDKGYTFDYISDKQIKQLQVEDDQIKAPGANYKTIVVPTTQYIPLATMEKLIQLAENGAKIVFEDHLPASVSGMFDLENRQKKYHELTSSLEFEKQENLSSAQIGKGEILLGDELDMMLQKVQVYPEELAGKGLWFNRVSREDGVCYFISNWGDQTIDEWVTLQRPATEAVWYNPMNRASGKAKLKNSDKSKSQVYVQLKPGESMILQFYKSDVDLEDYPVWEEQNQKYVVEGEWTVSFEKGGPTLPETYITTKLTSWTEQSDELQKFSGTASYKTTFEKPEGDAPAYILDLGEVHESATVYMNGEKLGTLLGPVFQITISTESLKPTNELEVKVSNLMANRIISMDKSGENYKKFYNINFAANKRENVGPDGLFTAVNWEPLKSGLVGPVSLSPVSETDL, encoded by the coding sequence ATGAAACGAACTCATCTACTTATCCTTTTCGCATTTCTTTTTATAAGTCAGTCTTGTACCGATTCTGCTCAAAAGGAGGCTTCAGCTGAATGGCCTGAAATAACTGCAGAAACCAAACCATGGACACGCTGGTGGTGGCACGACAGCGCTGTGAATCCTAAAGATTTAACTGCCAATATGGAAGAATTGCAGGAAGCCGGATTTGGTGGGCTGGAAATCACTCCTATTTACGGGGTGAAAGGGCACGAAAACAAAGCCCTGAAGTTTCAGCGGGAGGAGTGGATGAAAGCCCTTGAATTTACCTTGAAGGAAGGAGAACGACTTGATCTAGGCATCGATCTGGCCAATGCTTCCGGCTGGCCTTTTGGCGGTCCCTGGATTCAGGCTGATAATGCAAGTAAGAACATTAAGTTTAAAACATACTCATTAAATGGTGGCGAAAGTTTAAATGAGAAAATTAAACTTATTCAGCAACCTCTGGTTCGTGCCGTGGGGCATCAGGTTGATATTTCCGAGGTCAAATTTCCGATCAGCAGTAATACTAATTTGCGGGAACTGGCGCTGGATCAGGTTCGTTTTGAAAAACCACTGCCCCTGCAAACGCTAATGGCATACGGTGAAAATGATGAAGTTCTTGATCTGACAGATAAAGTTGGAGAAGACGGCACATTAAACTGGGAAGCACCCGAAGGCAACTGGCAATTGTACGCTTTGTTTGAAGGCTGGCACGGTAAAATGGTAGAGCGCGCCGGTGAAGGGGGAGAAGGAAATGTGATCGATCATTTCTCAGAAGAAGCGACAAGAACATTTTTAAAGGACTTTGATGATCATGCTGGAAATGTTGATATATCGGGATTACGAGCATTCTTTAACGATTCATACGAAGTGGATGATGCATCTGGCCAGGCCGACTGGACACCTCAGTTTTTTGAAGAATTTGAAGCCCGTCGCGGTTACGATTTGAGGACCCAACTACCGGCATTGTTTGGTAATGACACGGAAGATACCAACGCCCGGGTGCTATGCGATTACCGCGAAACCATTTCTGATTTATTATTGGAAAAATTTACCGTAGTTTGGGCCGATTGGTCTGAAGCGCACGGGGCAATAATCCGGAATCAGGCACACGGTTCGCCGGCAAATATTCTCGATTTGTATGCAGCTAGTCATATTCCGGAAACCGAAGGCACCAACCCAATGCGGATAAAAATGGCTACTTCGGCCGGGCATGTTTCCGGAAAACCACTGATTGCCTGTGAGGCAGCCACCTGGCTTGACGAACATTTCAGGGCGAATCTGGCTGACGCCAAGCAGAACTTCGATCGTTACCTGTCACATGGTGTCAATCATATTGTATATCACGGAACGCCTTATTCGCCGCAGGATGCCGAATGGCCGGGCTGGATGTTTTATGCAGCCGTTCATTTTGCGCCCACAAACAGCCTGTGGCCCGATATGAAAGCGCTGAATGATTATGTGGCCAATTGTCAGTCATTCATGCAAAATTCAACACCCGACAACGATATTTTACTTTATTTCCCGATTTACGATGCCTGGTCGGAAAGAGGACGTGAAATGCTTCGTCATTTTGGCGCATCAAGAGAGGATTTAACAAAAGACATTAGTGAGTTCTTATTGGACAAAGGCTATACTTTTGATTATATCTCCGACAAGCAAATTAAACAGCTACAAGTTGAGGATGATCAGATAAAAGCACCCGGAGCAAACTATAAAACGATAGTGGTTCCTACAACCCAATACATTCCGTTGGCAACAATGGAGAAACTTATTCAACTGGCTGAGAATGGTGCAAAAATAGTTTTTGAAGATCACTTACCCGCCAGTGTTTCGGGAATGTTCGATTTAGAAAACCGCCAGAAAAAATACCACGAACTGACTTCTTCGCTGGAATTTGAAAAACAAGAAAACTTATCGAGTGCACAAATCGGTAAAGGAGAAATATTGCTTGGTGATGAACTTGACATGATGTTACAAAAGGTACAGGTTTATCCGGAAGAATTAGCTGGTAAAGGCTTGTGGTTTAACCGGGTGAGTCGCGAAGATGGTGTTTGCTATTTTATCAGTAACTGGGGCGACCAAACTATTGATGAGTGGGTGACATTGCAAAGACCGGCAACGGAAGCTGTTTGGTATAATCCCATGAATCGCGCATCTGGCAAAGCAAAATTGAAAAATTCTGACAAATCCAAATCACAGGTTTATGTACAACTTAAACCGGGAGAAAGTATGATTCTGCAATTCTATAAAAGTGATGTTGATTTGGAAGATTATCCGGTTTGGGAAGAGCAGAATCAAAAGTATGTTGTGGAAGGAGAGTGGACAGTTTCGTTTGAAAAAGGAGGACCAACATTACCGGAAACGTATATAACTACCAAACTTACATCGTGGACAGAACAATCGGATGAATTGCAGAAGTTTTCAGGAACGGCGAGTTATAAAACAACGTTCGAAAAACCTGAAGGCGATGCACCCGCCTATATCCTTGATTTAGGTGAAGTTCATGAATCTGCCACAGTTTATATGAACGGAGAAAAACTGGGTACTTTACTCGGTCCGGTATTTCAGATCACAATTAGTACCGAAAGTTTGAAACCAACAAATGAACTGGAGGTGAAAGTCTCGAACCTGATGGCCAACCGGATTATCAGTATGGATAAAAGCGGAGAAAATTACAAGAAGTTCTATAACATTAACTTTGCCGCCAATAAACGTGAAAACGTTGGCCCCGACGGGCTTTTTACGGCAGTTAACTGGGAACCACTGAAATCGGGATTGGTTGGACCGGTAAGTTTGTCACCGGTTTCTGAGACCGATCTTTAA
- a CDS encoding alpha/beta fold hydrolase: MKNLVSTSLFFILLIATNVAGANDKLNNQECFFTLNGIEHYVKISGAENKTTPIIIVHGGPGGNNYNFEKTIGPHLEKFAPVVYYDQRGCGRSKAAKDTNDYTITTLISDLDCLRESLGLEEMTLLGYSFGAELSLRYTKAHPKRVKQLIISSPAELSTSVFLVQLQGFYSIANQHLRHEIEEILKQDKSVKEKFLSIWNIVPQSVVDSFLFVNQYIANLNRKMWEESKLPSEGTVHFQNVIFENSKGDLLESVRGLDTECLIISGIFDKNGGFQTGIELNKVLTNSNLLLYEKSAHFPDMEESERFANDVKKFVLRN, encoded by the coding sequence ATGAAAAATTTGGTATCCACATCATTGTTTTTTATCCTTCTTATAGCAACAAACGTTGCAGGGGCAAACGATAAACTCAATAACCAAGAATGTTTTTTTACGTTGAATGGCATTGAACACTATGTAAAGATTTCCGGTGCTGAAAACAAAACGACACCAATCATTATTGTGCATGGCGGCCCAGGAGGAAACAATTATAATTTCGAAAAAACTATTGGCCCCCATTTGGAAAAATTTGCACCTGTTGTTTATTACGATCAGAGAGGATGCGGCAGAAGCAAAGCAGCCAAAGACACCAATGATTATACTATTACAACACTTATTAGCGATTTGGATTGTTTAAGGGAAAGTCTTGGATTAGAAGAAATGACTTTGCTGGGGTATTCGTTTGGAGCAGAATTGTCGTTACGGTATACAAAAGCGCACCCAAAACGCGTAAAGCAATTAATAATTTCCAGTCCGGCAGAACTTTCAACATCCGTTTTTTTAGTTCAACTACAGGGCTTTTATTCCATTGCCAATCAACATCTGCGACACGAAATTGAAGAAATTCTCAAACAAGATAAATCGGTAAAAGAAAAATTCCTTTCCATATGGAATATAGTTCCTCAATCAGTTGTCGACAGTTTTCTGTTTGTAAATCAATACATTGCAAACCTAAATCGCAAAATGTGGGAAGAAAGTAAATTGCCTAGCGAAGGTACGGTTCATTTTCAAAATGTGATTTTCGAAAACAGCAAAGGCGATTTACTGGAATCGGTAAGAGGCCTGGATACGGAGTGCCTGATTATTTCCGGAATCTTTGATAAAAATGGTGGATTTCAAACCGGAATTGAGTTAAATAAGGTATTGACAAATAGCAACCTTTTACTTTATGAAAAAAGTGCCCATTTCCCTGATATGGAAGAATCGGAAAGGTTTGCAAACGATGTAAAGAAATTTGTTCTGCGAAATTAA
- a CDS encoding LytR/AlgR family response regulator transcription factor, translated as MNILIIEDEIFAADKLEQMLLEINPSVNVVGKLGSINESIKWFLNHTCDLIFLDIQLSDGISFSIFEQVTINTPVIFTTAYDQYAIKAFQVNSIAYLLKPIRKSELVESLNKFHNLKSAFSIDFESLLTNIQGKESGFKKRFLIQIGDKITKVEVAEVSYFFVQEKGTYLRTFEGKTYPVEYTLDKLESMLNPVSFFRINRKYLVNINSISKMVAYSRGRVKLNLKPKAEDEFDTIVSIDRSANFKKWLNS; from the coding sequence ATGAACATTCTAATAATTGAAGACGAAATTTTTGCCGCTGATAAGCTCGAACAAATGTTACTGGAAATAAATCCATCAGTAAATGTTGTGGGGAAACTGGGTTCAATAAACGAATCGATAAAATGGTTTTTAAATCACACCTGCGATCTCATTTTTCTGGATATTCAGCTTTCGGACGGGATTAGTTTTAGCATTTTTGAACAAGTAACTATAAATACACCCGTTATTTTTACAACAGCCTACGACCAATATGCCATAAAAGCCTTTCAAGTAAATAGTATCGCCTACTTGTTAAAACCCATCAGGAAAAGTGAACTGGTTGAAAGCCTGAATAAATTTCATAATTTAAAATCTGCTTTTAGCATCGACTTTGAATCTTTACTGACAAATATACAAGGCAAGGAATCAGGATTTAAAAAGCGGTTCCTGATTCAAATTGGAGATAAGATAACAAAAGTTGAAGTAGCAGAAGTATCCTATTTTTTTGTTCAGGAGAAAGGAACTTACCTGCGAACTTTCGAAGGAAAAACCTATCCGGTTGAATACACGCTAGATAAACTGGAGAGCATGTTAAATCCAGTATCGTTTTTTAGAATTAACCGAAAATATCTGGTAAATATAAATTCCATATCAAAGATGGTTGCTTATTCCCGTGGCCGGGTAAAACTAAATTTGAAACCAAAAGCTGAAGATGAATTTGATACGATTGTTAGTATCGACCGTTCCGCTAACTTCAAAAAGTGGCTGAATAGTTAA
- a CDS encoding sensor histidine kinase: MFLQKIHRFFSFKRLFVFLLIFVIGIQLIVISYNHYSGYYSLDGLEHFLIRMFRGTLLSLIAGFLIAYPDLFVIYHLNKKFPWGRKIIPRITIELIAALSIAVIISIVVTMFAHSMKPYKHELSNVLFNNALIYAVVNLFIISFFEGWISYVESKQAKQMADTLKDELSQIKFEVLKSQINPHFMFNSLNVLSGLINKDVSKAQQFIDEFSMIYRYVLETIEQPVTTLEKELEFMRSYLFLQQIRYGENLTYSVNVSAELLNWFLPPLSLQVVLENAMKHNIINEAKPLHIDIKDDNFSLIVRNNIQPKISKGISTGLGLKNLSKRYALIGKLEPEFKVETNHYVAKLPLLKPENDEHSNN; encoded by the coding sequence ATGTTCCTTCAGAAAATTCATCGGTTTTTTTCGTTTAAACGCTTGTTTGTATTCCTCCTTATTTTCGTTATTGGAATACAATTAATTGTGATTTCTTATAATCATTATAGTGGATATTATTCGCTGGATGGTTTAGAACACTTTCTTATACGAATGTTTAGAGGAACACTGCTTAGTTTGATAGCCGGCTTTTTAATTGCATACCCCGACTTATTTGTAATTTACCATTTGAATAAGAAATTCCCATGGGGTAGAAAAATAATTCCAAGAATAACGATAGAATTAATCGCAGCCCTTTCAATTGCCGTAATAATTTCAATTGTGGTTACCATGTTTGCGCATTCAATGAAACCATACAAACATGAATTGAGTAATGTATTATTTAATAATGCGCTTATTTATGCTGTGGTTAATCTCTTTATTATTTCCTTTTTTGAAGGTTGGATTTCGTACGTAGAGAGTAAACAAGCCAAACAAATGGCAGATACCTTAAAAGATGAATTATCGCAAATAAAATTTGAAGTTCTTAAAAGCCAGATAAATCCACATTTTATGTTTAACAGCCTAAATGTGCTTTCAGGATTAATAAACAAAGACGTTTCCAAAGCGCAACAATTTATTGACGAATTTTCGATGATTTACAGGTATGTATTAGAAACGATAGAACAACCGGTTACTACATTGGAAAAAGAACTCGAATTTATGCGGTCGTACCTTTTTCTCCAGCAAATTCGTTACGGCGAAAATCTCACTTATTCGGTAAATGTTTCGGCTGAGTTGTTGAATTGGTTTCTTCCCCCTTTATCGTTACAGGTAGTTCTGGAAAATGCAATGAAACACAACATTATTAACGAAGCGAAACCTTTGCACATTGATATTAAGGATGACAATTTTTCATTAATCGTAAGAAACAATATTCAACCAAAAATTTCGAAAGGAATTTCAACTGGATTAGGATTAAAAAACCTTTCAAAACGATATGCACTTATTGGTAAGCTTGAACCCGAATTTAAAGTAGAGACAAACCATTATGTAGCAAAACTTCCACTATTAAAGCCAGAAAACGATGAACATTCTAATAATTGA
- a CDS encoding leucine-rich repeat domain-containing protein gives MTINELHKKLLNAYTVENLNRISLTLIELYKNQQFSILRKIAEIISDSVQIEISTQGKGFSKFMMLYHPDRCSLQVNEINQLAEQSNYEKLLGFSHILLLARIDEIASSLNSYEDVDYSPVYEWDFSSKGFTVVDNLEEKESYNTATEGCNFYTAIKKRVFENMDIDFPFYYLEDMDELELSSSAIDNLKGAEYCIHVKNFDLSDNFISDLDPLSALSFLEELNVSDNQVENIDALSNLVGLKNLYLSNNNIRDLSPLFELENLEFADVIGNNIDQNQIQELLSMGVNVDY, from the coding sequence ATGACTATTAACGAATTACATAAGAAATTATTAAATGCCTACACCGTTGAAAACCTTAATCGGATTTCGCTTACACTAATTGAGTTGTACAAAAACCAGCAATTTTCAATACTTAGAAAAATTGCAGAAATAATTAGCGACTCGGTGCAAATTGAAATTTCAACGCAAGGAAAGGGATTTTCAAAGTTTATGATGCTTTATCATCCTGACCGCTGTTCCCTTCAGGTAAATGAAATTAACCAACTTGCCGAACAAAGCAATTACGAAAAACTGCTGGGCTTTTCACATATTTTGCTTCTTGCCCGCATTGATGAAATTGCCAGTTCTTTAAACAGTTACGAAGACGTTGATTATTCGCCCGTTTACGAGTGGGATTTTAGTTCAAAAGGATTTACTGTTGTGGATAATTTGGAAGAAAAAGAATCATATAATACAGCCACGGAAGGATGTAATTTTTACACAGCAATTAAAAAAAGGGTATTCGAGAATATGGACATTGATTTTCCATTTTATTACCTCGAAGATATGGATGAATTAGAATTGTCATCGTCAGCAATAGATAATCTGAAAGGTGCCGAATATTGTATTCACGTGAAGAATTTTGATTTATCTGACAATTTCATTTCTGATTTGGACCCTTTATCAGCACTTTCGTTTTTAGAAGAGTTAAATGTTTCTGATAACCAAGTGGAGAATATTGATGCATTGAGTAATTTGGTCGGGTTAAAAAACTTGTACTTATCCAATAATAATATCAGAGATTTGTCGCCACTTTTTGAATTAGAAAATCTGGAATTTGCTGATGTTATTGGGAACAACATTGACCAAAATCAAATACAGGAGTTATTAAGTATGGGCGTCAATGTTGACTATTAA
- a CDS encoding outer membrane beta-barrel protein has translation MKTKVLLLTIVLIILSLYSSAQEKENRWGFELNSGASFATSKLNDADLNPGFGFEGVFHYRFLPHTGFYGGWGWNLFGADNSFAGADVCFEETGYILGLQFKHPLGNSPLSYYLRAGGLYNHIEIENSDGKIIMDSGHGLGWQLAGGLEFNLGRNWSLTPGVKFNALNRDVENEGVNVPLELNYVQVRFGILKKF, from the coding sequence ATGAAAACAAAAGTATTACTCTTAACAATTGTGCTTATTATCTTGTCACTATACAGCAGTGCACAGGAAAAAGAAAATCGCTGGGGATTTGAATTAAATAGTGGGGCATCGTTTGCAACCAGCAAATTAAATGATGCCGATTTAAATCCAGGATTTGGATTTGAAGGAGTCTTTCATTACCGGTTTTTACCGCACACCGGATTTTATGGTGGTTGGGGGTGGAACCTGTTTGGAGCTGACAACTCGTTTGCCGGGGCCGATGTTTGTTTTGAAGAAACAGGTTATATTCTTGGCCTACAGTTTAAACACCCATTGGGTAATTCACCTCTTTCGTATTATTTGAGAGCTGGTGGTTTATACAACCACATTGAAATTGAAAACTCGGATGGAAAAATAATTATGGATAGTGGTCATGGATTAGGTTGGCAACTTGCCGGTGGATTAGAATTTAACCTGGGGAGAAACTGGAGTTTAACACCCGGCGTAAAGTTTAATGCCTTAAACAGAGACGTCGAAAACGAAGGAGTAAATGTGCCATTGGAATTAAACTATGTTCAAGTTAGGTTCGGAATCCTCAAAAAATTCTAA